A single window of Lytechinus variegatus isolate NC3 chromosome 8, Lvar_3.0, whole genome shotgun sequence DNA harbors:
- the LOC121419726 gene encoding uncharacterized protein LOC121419726, which translates to MPSVTGTSRAFTTADTKERTGNRAAKIDRTIAKNDGQESIPMIEKAQIDGDMSFCELWSLAYDTPSSDMKKLHQALLNLGIKDATEEMRAPEVYNLLCKWKDEHRRDKHAHELQSALQSANLGTRWQNLCEQRKRTDEKVSRATVEQIILDIADPQKIQDLLRKLYAGRADLPRLHGKIKDQNEAIELFMEWQCSRFGENPNAALSLALAKSGCLDISKNFFAGMLSFAEIWKLSRMMGENEREASATLETLSLEVGDRLTEEEIYYILCDWKEKNTTANQGKLLLDALTKANFREAWKDIMGASPEEIYK; encoded by the exons atCGTACTATTGCGAAAAATGATGGTCAGGAAAGTATCCCTATGATTGAAAAAGCACAGATTGATG GAGACATGTCATTCTGTGAGCTATGGTCACTCGCGTATGACACACCGAGCAGTGATATGAAGAAATTACATCAGGCCCTTCTTAATCTTGGTATTAAGGATGCAACAGAAGAGATGAGGGCACCTGAAGTATACAATCTTCTCTGCAAGTGGAAAGATGAACATAGAAGAGATAAACATGCCCACGAACTTCAATCAGCGTTGCAAAGTGCAAATTTGGGGACGCGATGGCAGAATCTATGTG AGCAGCGAAAACGAACCGATGAAAAGGTTTCACGGGCAACAGTAGAACAGATAATACTAGACATTGCAGATCCCCAGAAAATTCAAGACCTTCTTCGCAAGCTTTATGCTGGTCGAGCTGATTTACCTAGGTTACATGGAAAAATAAAAGACCAAAATGAAGCAATAGAGTTGTTCATGGAATGGCAGTGCAGCAGGTTCGGTGAAAACCCGAATGCTGCCCTAAGCCTTGCTTTAGCTAAGTCTGGATGCTTAGATATCAGCAAAAACTTTTTCGCCG GAATGCTTTCGTTCGCCGAAATTTGGAAATTGAGCCGGATGATGGGTGAAAATGAGCGAGAAGCAAGTGCCACTCTAGAAACGTTATCACTGGAAGTGGGAGATAGGCTGACGGAAGAAGAGATATATTACATTCTGTGTGattggaaagagaaaaacaCTACGGCCAATCAAGGAAAACTTTTACTCGATGCACTAACGAAGGCTAATTTCAGGGAAGCATGGAAAGATATAATGGGTGCGTCCCCTGAAGAgatttacaaataa